The DNA window CCTGTGAATAAGAAAGTTTGTTACTGCCAGATTTCTGCTTTAAGTGCGCGTCCCATGAGGTCAGCCACGGCTTCAGCCGCAGGTTTTGCTTCAAAGAGCACCCTATACATTTCGTTAGTGATAGGCATCTCCACCTTTTCGCGCTGTGCCAACTGATAGGCCGACCTCGCCGTTTCCACGCCTTCAGCAACCATAGTCATTGAAGATAAAATCTTCGCCAGTTGTTCTCCTTTGCCGATCCGGAAACCCAAGGTTCTGTTTCTGCTCTTTAGCGAAGAACATGTTGTAACCAGGTCACCAATCCCTGACAAACCCGCAAAGGTTGCAGCCTGAGCACCGAGTGTTGTTCCAAGACGCGTCATTTCTGCCAGACCGCGCGTTATCAATGCGCCTTTTGTATTATCACCTAAATGTAATCCATCGACGATGCCTGCCGCAATAGCGATTATATTTTTAAGCGACCCGCCCAACTCGACTCCAATTAAGTCTTCGCTCCCGTAAACGCGGAAATTTCCTATGCTGAAGACGCTCTGGATATGGCCAACAAACTCCCGCGAGACCCCAGCGGCCACAACAGTAGTTGGCATGCCAGAACTGACCTCCTCGGCAAGTGAGGGCCCGGAGAGTGTCGCAATAAACTCCGCTGGAAAAAATGTTTCGTCGGCGATAACTTCTGACATACGTTTGAGCGAGCCAGCCTCAATTCCTTTGGCCAAATTTAAGATGCGACATGGAGAATCCAGGCTGGCGGC is part of the Candidatus Zixiibacteriota bacterium genome and encodes:
- a CDS encoding NAD(P)H-dependent glycerol-3-phosphate dehydrogenase; translated protein: MPETIAICGAGSWGRAIAGLLDGAGHRIRLWAHDTRDFESLQKTGRPFEQVGERPLSSLISLSQDIPSTINRADLIVLATPSQYLRPVIRAVAASLDSPCRILNLAKGIEAGSLKRMSEVIADETFFPAEFIATLSGPSLAEEVSSGMPTTVVAAGVSREFVGHIQSVFSIGNFRVYGSEDLIGVELGGSLKNIIAIAAGIVDGLHLGDNTKGALITRGLAEMTRLGTTLGAQAATFAGLSGIGDLVTTCSSLKSRNRTLGFRIGKGEQLAKILSSMTMVAEGVETARSAYQLAQREKVEMPITNEMYRVLFEAKPAAEAVADLMGRALKAEIWQ